The window ATTAACGGCAACTACCGGCATTATTGATTTCTCCTTCCAATTACAAAATAAAGGATTGGACCAATAATATTAAGTAACAAGATTACTAAAATCCAAACCCATTTAGGACCGTTAGTTTTTTCAACTCTATATAAATCTATTAACGCTACAACAAGTAAAATCAATTGGATGATAAAAATAGGTAAAATGATGGCAAGATTTAGATTTCCAATGAATTCCATATCTCTCCCCTCCTCCCTTCATGTATTTTAGCGTATTAATCGAAAAATTAGTGGAATTTGATACTCTTTACCCTCATATGCCTTGACTGCGGCCACGATAGTAAAGATAAAAGCGAATACTCCTACAATCCAAATGAGAATAAACCCGATTAGGACGAACATCAGAACCATACTGATAACAGCGTAAACAGAGTAAGAAATGAGGAAATTTAAGTATTCCTTTCCATGATAATCAATAAAC of the Bacillus sp. 1NLA3E genome contains:
- a CDS encoding DUF4870 domain-containing protein, with the protein product MPTNEERTFAAVIYAISFFTAFIGPVIIWLLKKNESEFIDYHGKEYLNFLISYSVYAVISMVLMFVLIGFILIWIVGVFAFIFTIVAAVKAYEGKEYQIPLIFRLIR
- a CDS encoding PLDc N-terminal domain-containing protein; translation: MEFIGNLNLAIILPIFIIQLILLVVALIDLYRVEKTNGPKWVWILVILLLNIIGPILYFVIGRRNQ